The following coding sequences lie in one Arabidopsis thaliana chromosome 3, partial sequence genomic window:
- a CDS encoding TRAF-like family protein yields the protein MAKAVDKKFCWEIKNFSSLNSERCHSVPVVIGDCKWRLVAFPKGYKADYLSLYLEVADFKSLPSGWRRYVKFRACIVNQLSQELSVQQETQRWFDQNAPGWGFENMLLLTELNAKDGGFLVNGQVMIVAEVEFLEVIGTLDESEKTQEVAQQVKEIIQPNDLINKTQEVAQQVKESIDVNGFQVLPSQVESVRRIFKKHPDIAVGFQVKNQHLRKTFMNFLVNVIETMCQSLQELSNEDLVEVDIALTYLKDAGFKVDWLEKKLDHVKEKKEKEQSGLIILQGIEQQLHELMHKCEKKKSEVLSVGAPLKFDDVV from the exons ATGGCGAAGGCAGTTGATAAGAAGTTTTGTTGGGAGATAAAGAATTTCTCCTCTTTGAACTCTGAGAGATGTCATTCTGTTCCAGTCGTGATTGGTGACTgcaaatg GCGTCTTGTTGCCTTTCCTAAGGGATATAAAGCAGATTACCTTTCTTTGTATTTAGAAGTTGCTGATTTTAAATCATTGCCTTCTGGATGGAGAAGATACGTCAAATTTCGTGCATGTATAGTAAATCAGCTTTCGCAAGAACTCTCTGTACAACAAG AAACGCAGCGCTGGTTTGATCAGAATGCTCCCGGATGGGGTTTTGAAAACATGCTTCTACTTACCGAACTTAATGCCAAAGATGGTGGATTTTTGGTAAATGGACAAGTCATGATTGTTGCTGAAGTAGAATTTCTTGAAGTTATTGGCACACTAGATGAATCAGAG AAGACTCAAGAGGTGGCTCAACAAGTGAAGGAAATTATTCAGCCTAATGATTTAATCAACAAGACTCAAGAGGTGGCTCAACAAGTGAAGGAAAGCATTGATGTTAATGGGTTTCAAGTTCTTCCTTCACAG GTAGAATCTGTGAGacgtatttttaaaaaacatccAGACATTGCAGTAGGATTCCAAGTAAAGAACCAACATCTGAGGAAAACATTCATGAATTTCCTTGTCAACGTAATTGAGACGATGTGCCAATCTCTCCAGGAGCTCTCAAATGAAGATCTTGTGGAAGTAGACATTGCGTTGACATACTTGAAAGATGCGGGATTTAAGGTGGATTGGTTAGAGAAGAAGCTGGACCatgtgaaagaaaagaaggagaaagaacaGTCTGGTTTGATCATACTCCAAGGAATAGAGCAACAACTTCATGAATTGATGCACAAgtgtgagaagaagaagtcagaGGTTCTGTCCGTTGGAGCTCCTCTAAAGTTCGATGATGTTGTTTGA
- the RTM3 gene encoding RESTRICTED TEV MOVEMENT 3 (RESTRICTED TEV MOVEMENT 3 (RTM3); CONTAINS InterPro DOMAIN/s: TRAF-like (InterPro:IPR008974), MATH (InterPro:IPR002083); BEST Arabidopsis thaliana protein match is: TRAF-like family protein (TAIR:AT3G58360.1); Has 797 Blast hits to 693 proteins in 52 species: Archae - 0; Bacteria - 2; Metazoa - 4; Fungi - 33; Plants - 733; Viruses - 0; Other Eukaryotes - 25 (source: NCBI BLink).), translating into MGKQFDKKITWTIKNFASLLSDLIYSDHFVVGGCKWHLRAYPKGYNNANSLSLFLGVAVPTSLPSGWRRHTKFRLTLVNQLSDKLSQSKLNELEQWFDEKTTNWGLSSMCPLNEIHAKDSGFLLNGELKIVVEIKVLETIGKLDVTEETSTITETVDVNGFQLLPSQAKSVSRMFAKHPELASDLRPKNPNLRTGYMSLLLSLIETLSQLPQQMSKDDLLDAYDALGSMRDAGFKLDWLEKKLYEVSEKKENEEASETGLQEMEEELKDMKQKCLEMEALVEKEKAKVSTAKAPISFDDIV; encoded by the exons ATGGGGAAGCAATTCGATAAGAAGATCACTTGGACAATTAAAAATTTCGCCTCTTTGCTATCTGACCTCATTTATTCTGATCATTTTGTCGTTGGTGGCTGCAAATG gCATCTACGGGCCTATCCCAAGGGATATAATAATGCTAATTCTTTGTCCTTGTTTCTTGGTGTTGCTGTTCCTACTTCTCTGCCTTCTGGATGGAGAAGACACACTAAATTTCGTCTAACTCTAGTAAATCAATTATCAGATAAACTCTCTCAGTCAAAACTTAATG AACTAGAACAGTGGTTTGATGAGAAGACTACCAACTGGGGTCTTTCATCCATGTGTCCCCTAAATGAAATTCATGCCAAAGATAGCGGATTTCTGTTAAACGGGGAACTTAAGATTGTTGTCGAGATCAAAGTTCTTGAAACTATTGGCAAATTAGATGTGACAGAGGAAACTTCAACAATCACGGAAACTGTGGATGTTAATGGCTTTCAACTCCTTCCTTCacaa GCAAAATCTGTGAGTCGTATGTTTGCAAAACACCCAGAGCTTGCATCTGATTTACGTCCAAAGAACCCAAATCTCAGGACAGGTTACATGAGTCTACTACTCAGTCTGATTGAGACTCTGAGCCAGTTACCTCAGCAAATGTCAAAGGATGATCTGTTGGATGCTTACGATGCACTGGGATCCATGAGAGATGCTGGATTTAAACTGGAttggttggagaagaaactttATGAAGTGTCagaaaagaaggagaatgagGAGGCTAGTGAGACTGGGCTGCAAGAAATGGAGGAAGAGTTGAAGGACATGAAGCAGAAGTGTTTAGAAATGGAAGCTCTggttgagaaggagaaggcaAAAGTGTCGACTGCAAAAGCTCCTATCTCATTCGATGATATTGTTTGA
- a CDS encoding TRAF-like family protein (TRAF-like family protein; CONTAINS InterPro DOMAIN/s: TRAF-like (InterPro:IPR008974), MATH (InterPro:IPR002083); BEST Arabidopsis thaliana protein match is: RESTRICTED TEV MOVEMENT 3 (TAIR:AT3G58350.1); Has 957 Blast hits to 809 proteins in 101 species: Archae - 2; Bacteria - 0; Metazoa - 16; Fungi - 96; Plants - 806; Viruses - 0; Other Eukaryotes - 37 (source: NCBI BLink).) — translation MGKQLAKKITWAIENFSSLHSKKIYSDPFIVGGCKWRFLVYPKGNNVDYLFLYLEVADYESLSPEWRRHARYLLNVVNQNSVKRSKQNEEQKWFDVQSPRWGRLSMFPLNEINAKDSGFLVNGELKIVAEIEVLEVIGKLDVSEETSTIMESMDFNGFQLLPSQVDFVRHMFEKHPEIASEFRLKNPNLRAGYMSLLLSLIETLRQSPQELNKVDLAEGYVALRSITDAGFKVDWLEKKLVEISEKKNKEEAGETRMQEINEELESLKQKCLDLEAQLEKEKAEVFAAKSPLSFNDVF, via the exons ATGGGGAAGCAACTTGCTAAGAAGATCACTTGGGCTATCGAgaatttttcatctttacattcaaagaaaatttattcTGATCCATTCATCGTCGGTGGATGTAAATG GCGTTTTCTTGTCTATCCCAAGGGAAATAATGTTGATTACTTATTTCTGTATTTGGAAGTAGCTgattatgaatcattgtcacCCGAATGGAGAAGACATGCCCGATATCTCCTAAATGTAGTAAATCAAAATTCGGTGAAACGTTCCAAACAAAATG aagaacaaaagtgGTTTGATGTGCAGTCTCCTCGCTGGGGTCGCCTATCCATGTTTCCTCTAAATGAAATCAATGCCAAAGATAGCGGGTTTCTGGTTAATGGAGAACTCAAGATTGTTGCCGAGATAGAGGTTCTTGAAGTTATTGGGAAACTCGATGTGTCAGAGGAAACTTCAACAATAATGGAAAGCATGGATTTTAATGGCTTTCAACTTCTTCCCTCACAG GTGGACTTTGTGAGGCATATGTTTGAAAAACACCCAGAGATTGCATCTGAATTCCGTTTAAAGAACCCAAATCTTAGGGCAGGTTACATGAGCTTGCTACTCAGTCTCATTGAGACTCTGCGCCAGTCGCCTCAGGAGCTCAACAAGGTTGATCTAGCTGAGGGATATGTTGCACTCAGATCCATAACTGATGCTGGATTTAAGGTTGAttggttggagaagaaacttgTTGAGATatcagaaaagaagaataaagagGAGGCTGGTGAAACTCGGATGCAGGAAATCAATGAAGAGCTGGAAAGTTTGAAACAGAAATGCTTAGACCTGGAAGCTCAgctggagaaggagaaagcagAGGTCTTTGCTGCAAAATCTCCTCTATCATTCAATgatgttttttaa
- a CDS encoding TRAF-like family protein (TRAF-like family protein; CONTAINS InterPro DOMAIN/s: MATH (InterPro:IPR002083); BEST Arabidopsis thaliana protein match is: TRAF-like family protein (TAIR:AT3G58410.1); Has 339 Blast hits to 308 proteins in 14 species: Archae - 0; Bacteria - 4; Metazoa - 6; Fungi - 3; Plants - 318; Viruses - 0; Other Eukaryotes - 8 (source: NCBI BLink).) → MESEEVDNKFTWVIKNFSTLQYDKIYSDPFVIGGCKWHLLAYPKGNKFNNSLSLYLVVDDARALPCGWRRYAQFSLTIINQLTDKLSQRGGTEKQNWFNQRNLGSGFTSMIPLPNLHAKNAGYLVNGEVKIVVEINDLEVIGKLDVSEETSPVKESIDVNGFQVLPSQVESVKCIFERHPDFASKFRPKNRHLKSTYMTVLLGLIKTLCQLPEELTDDDLDEASVAVSYVENGGLRLDWLEKKLAEVKAKKKKVETGKARLQRAEEELQKLNQKCLELKAFLEKENADVSEANVPLSFEDVV, encoded by the exons ATGGAGAGTGAAGAAGTTGATAACAAGTTCACTTGGGTGATTAAGAATTTCTCCACTTTGCAATATGACAAAATTTATTCTGATCCATTTGTGATTGGTGGCTGCAAATG GCATCTTCTGGCCTATCCAAAgggaaataaatttaataatagttTGTCTCTGTATCTGGTGGTTGATGATGCTAGAGCATTGCCTTGTGGATGGAGAAGATATGCACAATTCTCCTTAACTATAATAAATCAACTTACGGACAAACTCTCCCAACGAGGAG gaacagagaaacaaaattggTTTAATCAAAGAAATCTTGGCTCGGGTTTTACATCTATGATCCCTCTTCCCAACCTTCATGCCAAAAATGCTGGGTATCTTGTGAACGGAGAAGTCAAGATTGTTGTGGAGATAAATGATCTTGAAGTTATTGGCAAGTTAGATGTATCagaa GAGACTTCACCAGTAAAGGAAAGCATTGATGTCAATGGGTTTCAAGTTCTTCCTTCACAG GTAGAATCTGTGAAGTGTATATTTGAAAGACATCCAGACTTTGCATCAAAATTCCGTCCAAAGAATCGGCACTTGAAGTCAACATACATGACTGTCCTCCTAGGACTAATTAAGACGTTGTGCCAGTTACCTGAGGAGCTCACTGACGATGATCTGGACGAAGCATCCGTTGCAGTGTCATACGTGGAAAATGGTGGCTTAAGATTGGAttggttggagaagaagcttgcGGAAGTTaaggcaaagaagaagaaagtagagACGGGTAAGGCTCGACTGCAACGAGCGGAGGAAGAGTTGCAGAAATTAAATCAGAAATGCTTAGAGCTGAAAGCTTTTCTTGAGAAAGAGAACGCAGATGTGTCCGAGGCCAATGTTCCTCTATCGTTCGAAGATGTTGTTTGA
- a CDS encoding TRAF-like family protein (TRAF-like family protein; CONTAINS InterPro DOMAIN/s: TRAF-like (InterPro:IPR008974), MATH (InterPro:IPR002083); BEST Arabidopsis thaliana protein match is: TRAF-like family protein (TAIR:AT3G58360.1); Has 402 Blast hits to 357 proteins in 16 species: Archae - 0; Bacteria - 0; Metazoa - 0; Fungi - 0; Plants - 402; Viruses - 0; Other Eukaryotes - 0 (source: NCBI BLink).) has product MEKEVDKKFVWVIKDLNVFYPKQSHSDPFLIAGSRWRLLALPKGTNYEFFYQYMGVADSCQSLTSSWRRHVKLRLTIVNGISHKRSIVTDSDLYFDENLPACSYPTVPPPFNLLARDAGFLICREITIVIEVVSLEVIGTSNNDGANSIDLLKQTQQIIDVNGFQVLPSQVESVKRIFEIYPNIASEVPSMKPCLKTLYMNVLLGIIETLCQLPAELSDTDLDEASIAVLFVSQGGFKVDWLEKKLKEVKEKKKNVDNGKARLQQIEEDLQKLNQKRLDLKDILDKEKANDLTANVPLSFNDVLKMF; this is encoded by the exons ATGGAGAAGGAAGTTGACAAGAAATTTGTCTGGGTGATAAAGGATCTCAACGTTTTTTATCCTAAGCAGAGTCATTCTGATCCCTTTCTGATTGCTGGCAGTAGATG gcgTCTTCTAGCCTTACCAAAGGGAACTAACTATGAGTTCTTCTATCAATACATGGGGGTTGCTGATTCTTGTCAATCACTGACTTCTTCATGGAGAAGACATGTAAAACTTCGCTTAACTATAGTAAATGGAATTTCTCATAAACGCTCCATTGTGACAG ATTCAGACCTATACTTTGATGAGAATCTTCCCGCTTGTAGTTATCCAACAGTACCACCCCCTTTCAACCTTCTTGCAAGAGATGCAGGGTTTCTGATTTGCCGAGAAATAACAATTGTTATTGAGGTTGTTTCTCTTGAAGTTATTGGCACATCAAATAATGATGGTGCCAACTCTATTGATTTACTCAAACAGACTCAACAAATCATTGATGTCAATGGGTTTCAAGTTCTTCCTTCACAG GTAGAATCTGTGAAGCgtatatttgaaatataccCAAACATTGCATCAGAAGTCCCTTCAATGAAACCATGTCTGAAGACATTATACATGAATGTACTCCTCGGAATAATTGAAACGCTGTGCCAACTGCCTGCGGAGCTCTCTGATACTGATCTGGATGAAGCATCCATTGCAGTTTTATTCGTGTCACAAGGTGGCTTTAAAGTGGAttggttggagaagaagctcaaggaagtaaaggaaaagaagaagaatgtggaTAATGGTAAGGCTCGGCTGCAACAAATAGAGGAAGATTTGCAGAAACTCAATCAGAAACGCTTAGACCTGAAAGATATTCTAGACAAGGAGAAAGCAAATGACTTGACCGCTAATGTTCCTCTCTCGTTCAATGATGTTCTTAAGATGTTTTAG
- a CDS encoding Eukaryotic release factor 1 (eRF1) family protein (Eukaryotic release factor 1 (eRF1) family protein; FUNCTIONS IN: translation release factor activity; INVOLVED IN: translational termination, translation; EXPRESSED IN: sperm cell, cultured cell; CONTAINS InterPro DOMAIN/s: eRF1 domain 2 (InterPro:IPR005141), eRF1 domain 3 (InterPro:IPR005142), eRF1 domain 1 (InterPro:IPR005140), Probable translation factor pelota (InterPro:IPR004405); BEST Arabidopsis thaliana protein match is: Eukaryotic release factor 1 (eRF1) family protein (TAIR:AT4G27650.1); Has 768 Blast hits to 765 proteins in 318 species: Archae - 259; Bacteria - 0; Metazoa - 140; Fungi - 157; Plants - 51; Viruses - 1; Other Eukaryotes - 160 (source: NCBI BLink).): MKIIRKDFVRNGPGSVKMMAEDSDDLWYTYNLIGPEDSVMAITFRKVGGEGRDSTPSLSRIESKYLGKKRSFTRTERVKLKLEVQVEEVDYDKDGDVMRIRGKNIMENEHVRIGAFHTLEIELKRPFLLRKENWDSLALDTLKQASDLAASADLAVVLMQEGLAQIFLAGKSVKSCGARIKTSIPWKHGAGTAGYESVLKKFFENVVQAFLKHVDFSVVRCAVIASPGFTKDQFHRHLLLEAERRQLRPILENKSRFILVHTNSGYKHSLSEVLHDPNVMNMIKDTKAAKEVKALNDFFTMFSNDPNRACYGPKHVEVAHERMAIQTLLIIDGLFRNSDVKTRKKYVDFVESVKDSGGEVFIFSSMHASGEQLAQHTGIAAILRFPLPDLEDIEM; this comes from the coding sequence ATGAAAATCATTCGCAAGGATTTTGTTCGTAATGGACCCGGAAGCGTTAAGATGATGGCAGAGGACTCGGATGATCTCTGGTATACTTATAACCTGATTGGCCCGGAGGATAGTGTAATGGCTATCACTTTCAGAAAAGTTGGTGGTGAAGGAAGAGACTCGACTCCATCGCTAAGTCGAATAGAAAGCAAATACCTTGGAAAGAAAAGATCTTTCACCCGGACTGAACGTGTTAAACTTAAGCTAGAAGTACAAGTTGAGGAGGTGGACTATGACAAAGACGGCGATGTTATGCGCATACGCGGGAAGAATATCATGGAGAACGAGCATGTAAGGATTGGTGCATTCCATACTTTGGAGATTGAGCTTAAACGACCTTTTTTATTGAGAAAGGAAAATTGGGACTCACTGGCTCTTGATACACTCAAGCAGGCCTCAGATCTTGCAGCTAGTGCTGATTTAGCTGTAGTTCTAATGCAAGAAGGACTGGCACAAATCTTCCTTGCCGGCAAAAGTGTAAAAAGTTGCGGTGCACGAATAAAAACATCGATTCCTTGGAAGCATGGAGCTGGAACGGCTGGTTACGAGTCAGTTTTGAAGAAATTCTTTGAGAATGTTGTGCAAGCCTTTCTGAAACACGTTGACTTCAGTGTGGTTCGATGCGCAGTGATTGCAAGTCCCGGGTTTACAAAAGATCAGTTTCATCGCCACCTATTGTTGGAAGCAGAGAGAAGACAGTTGAGACCTATTCTTGAGAACAAATCACGTTTCATTCTGGTGCACACAAACTCAGGATATAAACATAGCCTAAGCGAGGTTTTGCATGACCCTAACGTGATGAATATGATCAAAGATACTAAAGCAGCAAAAGAGGTCAAAGCTCTCAACGATTTCTTCACCATGTTTTCGAATGATCCAAATAGAGCATGTTATGGACCAAAACATGTGGAAGTTGCTCATGAACGAATGGCAATCCAAACACTTCTCATTATAGATGGGCTATTTAGGAACTCTGACGTGAAAACAAGGAAGAAGTATGTGGATTTTGTGGAGTCGGTGAAAGATTCAGGAGGAgaggtttttatattttcgtCAATGCATGCTTCAGGGGAACAACTAGCACAGCATACTGGAATTGCAGCTATTCTTAGGTTCCCTTTACCAGATCTAGAAGACATTGAGATGTAA